In a genomic window of Pseudodesulfovibrio sp. S3:
- a CDS encoding DVU_1557 family redox protein — MSVIKVPEADAAGWKCAACDEELVSMPVELEYLDSHFKVELPVCPKCKSVLIPENLARGKMNQVEQLLEDK, encoded by the coding sequence ATGAGCGTAATCAAGGTGCCTGAAGCGGATGCCGCAGGCTGGAAATGTGCGGCCTGCGATGAGGAACTGGTCTCCATGCCGGTGGAATTGGAGTATCTGGATTCTCATTTCAAGGTGGAGTTGCCGGTCTGTCCGAAATGCAAATCCGTGCTCATCCCGGAAAACCTTGCACGGGGCAAGATGAACCAGGTGGAACAGCTGCTGGAGGACAAGTAG
- the trsM gene encoding DVU_1556 family methyltransferase, translated as MLRKAAGDTLRPGGFFVTDRAAESIGVVPGWRVLDVGSGLGATVGRLRSRFGAEAWGIEPSGGQIGRTVDPSGLVQACGDRLPFRSAVFDAVFCECVFSLFEDKPGGLREFHRVLRPGGHLVLADLFSPEEGLAQGASCADRAKPLSAVRGMAEAHGFRVHVTEDHSRHLRELAARLIFAQDGEDRACCCDRRLGYYLMLAQKQEGSHVG; from the coding sequence GTGCTGCGAAAGGCTGCCGGTGACACCTTGCGTCCGGGGGGATTCTTCGTCACGGACCGGGCCGCGGAATCCATCGGGGTGGTGCCGGGTTGGCGTGTCCTTGATGTCGGCAGCGGATTGGGGGCCACCGTGGGCCGGTTGCGATCCCGTTTCGGGGCCGAGGCCTGGGGGATTGAGCCGTCCGGCGGCCAGATCGGGCGGACCGTCGACCCGTCCGGGCTGGTGCAGGCGTGCGGTGACCGGTTGCCTTTTCGGTCAGCCGTATTTGACGCGGTTTTTTGCGAGTGCGTTTTTTCCCTGTTCGAAGACAAACCCGGCGGGCTACGAGAATTCCATAGGGTACTCAGGCCGGGCGGACACCTGGTCCTCGCCGATCTTTTTTCCCCCGAGGAAGGCCTTGCGCAGGGCGCTTCCTGCGCGGATCGGGCCAAACCCCTCTCCGCTGTTCGCGGCATGGCGGAAGCGCATGGCTTTCGCGTGCACGTGACGGAAGACCACTCCCGTCATCTCAGGGAACTCGCTGCACGATTGATTTTTGCTCAGGACGGGGAAGACCGGGCGTGCTGTTGCGACCGGCGTCTCGGCTACTATCTGATGCTCGCGCAAAAACAGGAAGGGTCACATGTTGGATGA
- a CDS encoding DVU_1555 family C-GCAxxG-C-C protein — protein MLDDTGIKMMELGGKGYCCSQIMVLLALEETGRENPDLVRAAAGLCNGLGDCSGPCGVLTGAALLLGMYAGKGTDIEEAEAVLPVMLESLRDSFAGATADFGGISCGDILSGGCGQPNPAICGGLVADTFARVREILVENGLDPSQGRDLS, from the coding sequence ATGTTGGATGATACCGGAATCAAGATGATGGAACTGGGCGGCAAGGGCTACTGCTGCAGCCAGATCATGGTGCTGCTCGCCCTGGAGGAAACGGGTCGGGAGAACCCCGATCTGGTCCGCGCCGCCGCAGGGTTGTGCAACGGTCTGGGCGACTGCTCCGGTCCCTGCGGCGTACTGACCGGAGCGGCACTCCTGCTCGGCATGTACGCGGGCAAGGGCACGGACATCGAGGAGGCCGAGGCCGTCCTGCCGGTCATGCTTGAATCGTTGCGCGATTCGTTTGCCGGGGCCACGGCGGATTTCGGCGGCATCTCCTGCGGCGACATTCTCAGTGGCGGATGCGGCCAGCCAAATCCCGCCATTTGCGGCGGGTTGGTGGCGGACACCTTTGCCAGGGTGCGAGAAATCCTGGTCGAGAACGGATTGGACCCGTCCCAGGGGCGTGATCTGTCGTGA